In the Defluviimonas aquaemixtae genome, one interval contains:
- a CDS encoding protealysin inhibitor emfourin codes for MMLTIATSGGIGGFGLGKERSVAVGNLPTPLRQEVCDQFTEERLAKLAATSAQRGADRLTYVIGLDMEDGKPVEYRLDEAAMPPEMLDLIDTMLHTGE; via the coding sequence ATGATGTTGACAATTGCGACGAGTGGGGGGATCGGCGGTTTCGGTCTCGGCAAGGAACGGTCTGTCGCGGTGGGCAACCTGCCCACGCCGCTGCGCCAGGAAGTCTGTGACCAGTTCACCGAAGAGCGGCTCGCCAAGCTCGCCGCGACCAGCGCGCAGCGCGGCGCGGACCGGCTGACCTACGTGATCGGGCTCGACATGGAAGATGGCAAGCCGGTCGAGTACCGGCTCGACGAAGCGGCGATGCCGCCGGAAATGCTCGACCTCATCGA